A genomic window from Candidatus Thorarchaeota archaeon includes:
- a CDS encoding HEPN domain-containing protein, protein MKQAKSDLEHAEDSIDLQHYDWACFAAHQSAEMAVKAIFRSLGAEAWGHSIAQLLDKLPGEINPSDQILSYARELDRLYIPARYPNGLPAGTPREAFDKKEAQEATKAAREIIRFCESVLAKT, encoded by the coding sequence ATGAAACAAGCCAAATCAGACCTTGAACATGCTGAGGATAGCATAGACCTTCAACACTATGATTGGGCATGCTTTGCAGCACACCAATCTGCTGAGATGGCTGTGAAAGCGATTTTTCGGTCGTTGGGAGCAGAGGCTTGGGGTCATTCAATTGCTCAGTTGTTGGATAAGCTACCTGGGGAGATTAATCCGAGCGATCAAATCCTATCATATGCACGTGAATTGGACCGTCTCTACATACCTGCAAGATATCCAAACGGCCTGCCAGCCGGTACACCACGAGAGGCCTTTGACAAGAAAGAAGCACAGGAGGCAACAAAAGCTGCGCGAGAAATCATCAGATTCTGTGAAAGTGTTCTGGCCAAAACCTAA
- a CDS encoding nucleotidyltransferase domain-containing protein — translation MSKTKQAAGHLRDLDGVEDIWLFGSYVSDEYMHHSDVDLCVVLCDETESTQVDVMKRVQELKLGLTFELHIYRESEFNTLLSDSSSFIAREIVGKGIHLTA, via the coding sequence ATGAGCAAGACCAAACAAGCGGCTGGCCATCTCAGAGATCTAGATGGCGTAGAAGACATCTGGCTGTTTGGATCTTATGTTTCTGATGAGTATATGCACCATAGTGACGTTGATCTTTGTGTAGTTCTGTGTGATGAAACGGAATCGACGCAGGTTGATGTCATGAAACGAGTCCAGGAGCTCAAACTTGGGTTAACCTTCGAATTGCATATCTATCGAGAAAGCGAGTTCAATACCCTCCTGAGCGATTCGAGCAGTTTCATTGCACGTGAGATTGTGGGAAAAGGAATTCATCTTACGGCATAG
- a CDS encoding TldD/PmbA family protein, whose product MTMNYDDLKSELLSLADTGLKHAQSEYEADFEIYLYWYSSAEAEIEQGIVSAKDGIVAGNAVRAAKGKKVGFACASGIEPERINLSVKEAFEVADTAAVPDEEFEGFCEPKKPAKEGLADEAILELGVDDLIEHSESIVEEARSVDERAKVVGGSAEASWGGYAVVNSLGVEAATRSVSNYCIGQVIAIQNGERKSAYDFDGARERLFETEGVGKNAAESAVDQLGAEKLDETTTLPTIWAPRAAAAYLLSSIGKATLGRPVVEGVSPLCDMIGDTIASEDFTLIDDGQKPSGMGTEAIDAEGNPQQKNVIIEDGVLKSFLFDTYYGRQFGSGSTGNSSRGGGIFGGATPYESPPSISVKFLDVAAGKGSHEDIISSFDGKVILITEPPIGMFHTNVSTGEFSVVANSVYLVEDGEKKCPLKSTSVSGKFYEGLANLIRIGEDKTLVPYGAEVPTLAFDGFSIVG is encoded by the coding sequence ATGACAATGAATTATGATGATTTGAAGAGTGAACTGTTGTCTCTTGCTGATACAGGGTTGAAGCACGCCCAATCTGAATATGAAGCCGATTTTGAAATCTACTTGTACTGGTATAGTAGTGCCGAAGCCGAAATCGAGCAGGGTATCGTATCTGCAAAGGACGGAATCGTTGCTGGAAATGCTGTTCGGGCGGCGAAAGGAAAGAAAGTCGGATTTGCCTGTGCCAGTGGAATTGAACCAGAGCGGATAAATCTCAGTGTGAAAGAAGCATTCGAGGTTGCAGACACTGCTGCTGTACCTGATGAGGAATTTGAAGGATTCTGTGAGCCAAAGAAACCTGCTAAGGAAGGTCTTGCAGATGAAGCGATTCTTGAACTGGGCGTTGATGATCTGATAGAGCACAGTGAATCTATTGTGGAAGAAGCTCGATCGGTTGATGAGCGAGCGAAGGTCGTTGGTGGTTCTGCGGAAGCAAGCTGGGGCGGCTATGCGGTTGTCAACTCGTTAGGCGTGGAAGCTGCAACCCGGTCAGTATCCAATTATTGCATCGGTCAAGTGATTGCCATACAGAATGGAGAACGCAAGTCAGCGTATGATTTCGATGGTGCTCGTGAGAGGCTGTTTGAAACAGAAGGCGTTGGAAAGAATGCAGCTGAGTCAGCTGTCGATCAGCTTGGTGCAGAAAAGCTGGATGAGACAACAACGCTTCCCACTATTTGGGCTCCTAGAGCTGCTGCTGCGTATCTTCTCTCCAGTATAGGAAAAGCCACACTTGGAAGGCCTGTTGTTGAAGGAGTATCTCCTCTTTGTGACATGATTGGTGATACCATCGCTTCTGAGGATTTCACGCTGATTGATGATGGTCAGAAACCATCCGGCATGGGTACTGAAGCAATTGACGCGGAAGGCAACCCCCAGCAGAAAAACGTTATAATAGAGGACGGAGTGCTGAAGAGCTTCTTGTTCGATACCTATTACGGTCGCCAATTCGGGAGCGGCTCTACAGGCAATAGCTCTCGTGGTGGAGGAATATTCGGCGGAGCAACACCTTACGAATCACCCCCCTCTATTTCCGTGAAGTTCCTAGATGTAGCCGCTGGTAAGGGATCTCACGAGGATATCATTTCCTCTTTTGACGGGAAGGTGATTCTGATTACTGAACCGCCAATCGGTATGTTCCATACCAATGTCAGCACAGGCGAATTCTCGGTGGTCGCCAATAGCGTGTATCTCGTCGAAGATGGGGAGAAAAAATGCCCATTGAAATCAACCAGCGTCTCCGGTAAATTCTACGAAGGTCTAGCGAATCTCATCCGCATTGGCGAGGACAAGACCCTTGTTCCGTATGGGGCTGAAGTACCTACGCTGGCGTTCGACGGATTCTCCATAGTTGGGTAG
- a CDS encoding pirin family protein: MANEIREIKWKRKSQLGQEGAGVRIRRAIGHQDVEELDPFLLLDEFGSETKDDYDAGFPSHPHRGFETVTYMLEGKVEHEDSTGRRGVIGPGDIQWMTAGSGIIHSEMPRTDNGGLRGLQLWINLPEERKMTQPTYRGYDKSSIPEVESSEGVKVKVIAGTVSGVEGPIRDIATRPEYLDVTMQAESQFQHRVSERYTAFAYVLDGEVEFGPTGERASAHELVVFGTGTKVIVRTDDRTARFILVSGKSLNEPVAWHGSVVMNTKEEVRLAFQEYRNGTFVKSH; this comes from the coding sequence ATGGCCAACGAGATTAGAGAAATAAAATGGAAAAGAAAGAGTCAACTAGGCCAAGAGGGAGCCGGAGTTCGCATTAGACGTGCAATAGGGCATCAAGACGTAGAGGAACTTGATCCATTTCTTCTGTTAGATGAGTTCGGCTCAGAAACCAAGGATGATTACGATGCGGGTTTCCCCTCGCATCCTCACCGGGGTTTTGAGACTGTCACATACATGCTGGAGGGTAAGGTCGAACATGAAGACAGCACGGGACGAAGAGGTGTGATTGGTCCTGGTGATATTCAGTGGATGACAGCAGGTAGCGGCATCATTCATTCAGAAATGCCAAGAACGGACAATGGAGGGTTAAGAGGATTGCAGCTCTGGATAAATCTTCCAGAAGAGAGGAAGATGACACAACCCACATACCGAGGCTATGACAAAAGTTCAATTCCCGAAGTAGAATCGTCAGAAGGTGTTAAAGTGAAAGTTATAGCTGGAACGGTATCTGGAGTAGAAGGACCAATTCGGGATATTGCTACTAGACCCGAATATCTGGATGTGACTATGCAAGCTGAATCGCAATTCCAACATAGAGTTTCGGAGAGGTATACTGCTTTTGCCTACGTGCTCGATGGTGAGGTTGAATTTGGACCCACCGGAGAGAGGGCTTCAGCCCATGAATTAGTCGTCTTTGGTACTGGGACAAAAGTGATAGTAAGAACCGATGACCGCACTGCTCGTTTCATACTGGTATCAGGAAAATCTCTTAACGAACCCGTAGCTTGGCATGGTTCGGTTGTAATGAACACTAAAGAAGAAGTACGCTTAGCTTTTCAGGAGTACAGAAACGGAACATTCGTAAAAAGTCATTAG
- a CDS encoding class I SAM-dependent methyltransferase, with protein sequence MVENRGESWKETYNKQGDVWRSMYPAGYLDFQGLSSLLEQAEPDMHLLEVGIGTGEASLPFLKKGLQVTGIDISQRALEMCRTKFLDEGIHESQFNLTKMSLRKFVYPPDEYDIVLDYYTSQHVGREDQERFFQSVDKCLSRGFLLVGQFSSGHLETKGNLISDGNGAFVSENRFFCVRTPDELSDKLKRLGFEILEVISYEEKGFYEILAAKK encoded by the coding sequence ATGGTCGAAAATCGAGGAGAATCATGGAAAGAGACGTACAACAAACAGGGCGATGTCTGGCGATCAATGTATCCTGCTGGGTATTTGGATTTCCAAGGGTTAAGTTCTCTTCTTGAGCAAGCGGAACCTGATATGCACTTGTTGGAGGTTGGAATTGGAACTGGAGAAGCATCGCTTCCTTTCTTGAAGAAGGGCCTTCAGGTTACTGGCATTGATATTTCACAAAGAGCCCTTGAAATGTGCAGAACTAAGTTTTTGGATGAAGGGATTCATGAATCTCAGTTCAACCTTACGAAGATGTCGCTGCGAAAATTTGTGTATCCCCCTGATGAGTACGATATCGTCTTGGACTACTACACAAGCCAGCATGTTGGCAGGGAGGACCAAGAGCGATTCTTTCAATCGGTAGACAAGTGTCTCTCAAGAGGCTTTTTGCTTGTGGGTCAGTTCTCGTCGGGTCACTTGGAAACAAAGGGGAATCTGATATCCGATGGAAATGGTGCTTTCGTTTCTGAAAACCGATTCTTTTGTGTCAGGACTCCTGATGAACTGTCTGACAAGCTGAAACGTCTAGGTTTTGAAATCTTGGAAGTAATTTCATATGAAGAGAAGGGCTTCTACGAGATACTCGCCGCGAAAAAATGA